In Methylothermaceae bacteria B42, the genomic window CCAAAGGTGGTGAAAATTACTTCCGGGCGTTGGGCAAGCGCAATACAGGCATCCACCCGATCCCTAGGCAAAATACAAACCGGGCAGCCGGGTCCGTGAATGAGTTCGATTGAATCGGGGAGCATGGGTTCGATCCCATAGCGGAAAATAGTATGGGTATGCCCGCCGCAAAATTCCATCAAGCGGATGGGACGAGTTTGACCGTGGGATAGTTGTTCGGCCAGGCGATGAATTTCCCGGATCAGGGCCTTGGCTTTTTGGGGCTCCCGGAATTCGTCAATGTATTTCATGCCGCAGCCTTGCAATTATTGTCTGCCGGGAATTGGAGAAGTTGGGGCGGTAATGTTATCCGCTTCTGCTTGAAATTCCCCCAGCTCATCGAGCAATCTCAAGGTGGATTGTGCCTCCACTTCGTCAATCCGGCTCATGGCGAAGCCGACATGAACCAATACCCAATCACCGAGACACGCTTCCACAGGATGATCTTCATCGACGATACAGGCGATGTTGACGGGTCTTTTCACACCGCCGATATTGACCGTGGCAAGGTTGTTTTCTTTATCGATGATGGCGACGATTTGACCGGGGATGCCTAGACACATGTTTTGTCCTCCGCGCCAGATAAATTACGAGCCGCGCCAATGACAGCTTGCCCCAGCGCAATGCCACCGTCATTGGCGGGAATTTGCCGGTGGGTAAAAACTTTATAATGCGCTTGTTTGAGGCGCGCCACAACCTGTTCCAGCAAATGTTTATTTTGAAAAACTCCGCCGCTAAGGACAACTTTTTCGAATAATGATGGCTGGACTACGTCATCTAAACACGTAAAGGATTGATTGAAGGGGCGGGTGGTCTGATTCGAAAGCCTCGCCGGCAGGGAGGCCGGCGTGGAGCCTACAGGGGCGAGCCGGACCAAAAGTCCAGTGGACTTTCGCAGCCGGGCGAGCGCCCAAACAGGGATATTTGGGCTGGACTTTCTTGCACAGCAGGATTGCGCAGCAAGAAAGTATTCACGGCGTTTTTCGAAACAGACCACCCGCCCCGGAATGAATAGATCACGGAGCCCTGATAATGATGGGTGATGACCGGCCAGGGTTTCCACCATGGTGACGATAGCCATGGCCAATCCTTTGTGGAAACGCGCGGCAATGACGGGAGCGGGCAGGTTGGATTTGAGATCTTGCAGCAATTGCCGCCACATCGGGTGAGGATCAATATGGGGAAGGGTATCAGGTGGGGTCAGGATGGCAAAAGGATAGGCGTGGGTATCTGCTTCCTCCCATAACACCTTTCTATCAGTGATCGCTTCCAATTCCATGGCCGCTTGGCCTTCATAACTAATGTTTTCCCGGCAAATACCAAGGGCAGCAGCCACCGCATCAAACCAGCGCCCGCAAGAGGAAGTCAGCGGCGAATAAGCAGGGGTGTCGAGCACGGTCTGATAGGTTGCCAAGGGTTTGGTCAAAAGATACCGGGTAAGTTCGAGATCGCGGTATTTGCTGACATAAGCCGCCCAATCCATCCCCGCCAGCAAATGGGCGTAGGTGTTACGCCAGGGTTGGCGGATAGCCTGAATGCCGCCCATCAAGGGGAAGGGCTTGAAGATGCCCAAGCGCCGGGCGTTGCAATAATCGGCGAGTAAAAATTCTCCTCCCCATAAAGTATTGTCTTCGCCATACCCCAGCCCGTCCAAAACGATGCCCAGCACTGGCTTTGCCGATAACGGCACCTGATGTTCAGCAAGACACGCGGCAATGTGGGCATGATGATGCTGTACTTTGCGTAACGGAATATCTTCGCTCTGAGCCAGCTGCTCTCCCACTTTGCTGGAAAGATATTCAGGGTGGGCGTCCACGATGATTTGAACGGGATGATGCTGGTAAAGCTGTTGGTAGAGGGCAAGTTGGCGTTGATAATCGGCTAGGGTTGCCGCGTTTTCCAGGTCACCAATATGTTGGGACAAAATCGCTTGACCCTTCTTCACCACGCAAAATGTGTTTTTGAGCTCGCTACCCATGGCTAATAGATCGGGACAGGGCTCAAATCCTTCCGGCAATGTCAGAGAAGTAGGCGCGTAACCCCTTGCCCGCCGCAGTACCCGGGGTTCCCCATCCATCACACGGACGACTGAATCATCCACCCGGTTGATGATTTCCCGGTTGTGATGCAGAAAATGGGATGCAATTCTCTTAAGGCTAGTAGTTGCTTCATCATTATCGATACACTGAGGCTCATTACTCATGTTCCCCGAAGTGAGTACGATTGGACTATCCAAGGGTTTGAGCAGGAGATGATGCAGTGGAGAATAGGGAAGCATGAAGCCCAGGGTGGTTTGTCCGGGCGCAATGGTATCTGGCAACAGCCCTGGCCTGGCTTCCAGAAGCACGATGGGCGCTGCCGGGCTGGTCAGCAACTGTGCTTCTGCTTCCGAAACCAAGCAATAGCGGCGAATGACATCCAGATCCCGGGCCATCAGGGCGAAAGGTTTGGCGTCTCGATGCTTGTGTCGCCTGAGCCAGGAAATGGCCACAGGGTTGGTGGCGTCACAAGCCAGGTGATAGCCGCCAATGCCTTTGATAGCGACGATTTCTCCTTGGCGTAACAAGGTGCGGGCAAGTTCGATGGCCTCATAGTGATTGCTGGAAATCACCTTTTCCGGCTTTTCCAACCAAACTCTGGGGCCACATTCCGGGCAAGCATTGGGTTGGGCATGGTAACGGCGGTCCGCCGGGTTGTCATATTCTTGTTGACAGGACGGGCACAGGGTAAAAGCCGCCATGCTGGTATTGGCCCGGTCATAAGGAATGGCTTTGATAATGGAGAGGCGCGGGCCGCATTGAGTGCAATTGGTGAAAGGATAATGGAAGTGCCGGTTATGGGGATCGAACACTTCTTCAAGACAAGCCGGGCAAGTGGCGGCATCGGGTGTGATGCCGGTTAAGGCAGCTTCGCTTTGGCTGGCGACAATCTGGAAGTCATCCGGATGATTGGTACTATTAAGCTTTTGGCTTTCTATTGCCTCAATGTTTGCCAGCAAAGGTTTTTCCATCAACAGCCGCTGAATTAAAACATCGATTGCGCGCTGGCCTGCCCAAGCCTGAATCACCACGCCTTCGCCGTCGTTGAACACCCGGCCTTTGATGCCAATTTCCTTGGCCAATCGCCAAACCAGGGGACGGAAACCGACGCCTTGCACCGTGCCCCGGATTCTGATTTGTTCGCCTGCCAAGGAAGTGGTTGAACTTGGAGCTGAATAATCAATCATAAACCTAGATTACCGGAAAAAGTGAAATGAGGTCTAACTGGCTAGGACTACCTCCCCCGGCTTGAGTAGATGACGGGGCCCTGTCTAACCGGCCTATTTGACTTAAATGGTAAGCAAGCGTAAATTTTAAAAGTCAATGGCTGAAAATAGGTAAATACCCATGTTTGAGTTCTTTGATGCCTTCAATGCCTATGCCGCGACCCACCCAGAGGTGCTTAAGGTCATGCACATTTTGTTCTGGCTGCGTTGGTGGGTATTCGTGATTATGATGGGCGTGTTTGTGTATATGATTTTTCAATACAACCGACCCATGGTGGCGATTCGTAAAAAGGAAGAAGCGCTGAAAAAAGCAAGGCGGCATCGATTTATCGCTTGAAAAAGCCCTTTCCAGTCCCCATTTAGCCGGAAGTATTCAGTGGAGTATTTCCGGCTTTTTCGTGATTCCATTTTTGAACGTCGACAATAACATACCAAGATTTGACCGAAAATGAGTACGAATTCTTCATCCAGACAAACCATTGGCTTTCAGGCCGAAGTCAAACAACTGCTGCAATTAATGATCCACTCCTTATACAGCAATAAGGAGATTTTTCTGCGGGAGTTGATTTCCAACGCCGCCGACGCCGCCGAGAAACTGCGGTTCCAGTCATTGTCCGATGAAACCCTGCTGGAAGGGGATAGCGATCTGAAAATCCGGGTGGATTATGACAAAGCGGCCCGTATCCTTACCGTCAGTGACAATGGCATCGGCATGAGCCGGGAGGAAGTGATCGAGAATATCGGCACCATAGCCCGCTCGGGCACCCGGCAGTTTTTCGAATCCATGACCGGTGATACGGCCAAAGACAGCCAATTGATTGGCCAATTCGGGGTGGGGTTCTATTCTTCTTTTATCGTCGCCGACCGGGTGACGCTCGAGACTCGCAGGGCAGGCGTGCCGCCTTCGGAAGGCGTGCGCTGGGAATCCGCCGGGGAAGGTGAATTTACGCTTGAGGCGATTGAAAGGCCCCAGCGCGGGACAAGCGTTACGCTTCATTTGCGGGAAGGGGAGGATGAATTCCTCGATGGTTTCCGGTTGCGGCAAATCATCAAAAAGTTCTCAGACCACATTGCCTTGCCCATTGTCATGAAAAAAGAGGGGCCAGATGGCAAGAAGCTCGATGAAGACGAGGTGGTCAACAGTGCTTCTGCCCTTTGGGCGAGATCCAAGGAAGAAATTTCCAATCAGGATTACGAAGAATTCTATAAGCACGTCGCCCACGATTTTCAGCCGCCGCTGGCCCATGTCCATAGCCGGGTGGAAGGCACCAACGAATACACCTTGTTGCTATATATTCCCTCCCATGCCCCATTTGATCTTTGGGACCGCGAGCCCCGGCATGGGGTCAAGCTCTATGTGCGGCGGGTCTTCATTATGGAAGATCCCAAACTGATGCCCCGTTACCTGCGTTTTGTCCGTGGGGTGATTGATTCCGACAGTTTGCCGCTGAATGTTTCCCGGGAAATCCTTCAGGAAAACAAAGCCTTGGATCGGATTCGCGCCGGCGCGGTGAAAAAGGTGCTCGGTCTTTTGGAAGATCTGGTCCGCAATCATCCGGAAAAATTCCGTACCTTCTGGCAAGCATTTGGTACGGTCTTGAAGGAAGGGGTTATTGAGGATGTCCAAAACCAGGGCAGAATTGCCAAGCTCCTGCGTTTTGCTTCCACCTATGATGAATCGGAAGAGCAAAATGTGTCTTTGGCCGACTATGTTTCGCGAATGAAAGAAGGCCAGGAGAAGATCTATTATCTGGTGGCGGAAAATCCTCAAGCCGCCAAAAACAGTCCTCATTTGGAGGTTTTTCGGGAAAAAGACATCGAGGTGCTGTTGCTCTGGGAACCCGTGGATGAGTGGCTGGTGGCCCATCTGACGGAGTTTGACGGCAAGCCATTGCAATCGGTTGCCAAGGGCGAACTGGATTTGGGCAAGCTCAGCGATGAAGGGGAGAAAAAGGCCCACGAGTTGGTGGAACAGGCGTTTGCTTCCACCCTGGAGAAAATCAAGAAGGTGTTGGGCGACAAGGTGGCCGAGGTCAAGCTCAGCCAACGTTTGAAAGATTCTCCGGCTTGTCTGGTACTGGATGCTTACGGTTTAAGCCGGCGCATGGAAACCATTCTCAAATCCTCCGGTCAGCCGGGATTGCCTACGAGTAAACCTATTTTTGAAATCAATGCGAAACATCCCTTGGTCAAGCAATTGCAAGATGAAGTAGATTCAAGCCGGTTTGAGGATTTGGTATGGCTTTTGTATGACCAGGCTATACTGGCGGAAG contains:
- a CDS encoding molecular chaperone HtpG (molecular chaperone) codes for the protein MSTNSSSRQTIGFQAEVKQLLQLMIHSLYSNKEIFLRELISNAADAAEKLRFQSLSDETLLEGDSDLKIRVDYDKAARILTVSDNGIGMSREEVIENIGTIARSGTRQFFESMTGDTAKDSQLIGQFGVGFYSSFIVADRVTLETRRAGVPPSEGVRWESAGEGEFTLEAIERPQRGTSVTLHLREGEDEFLDGFRLRQIIKKFSDHIALPIVMKKEGPDGKKLDEDEVVNSASALWARSKEEISNQDYEEFYKHVAHDFQPPLAHVHSRVEGTNEYTLLLYIPSHAPFDLWDREPRHGVKLYVRRVFIMEDPKLMPRYLRFVRGVIDSDSLPLNVSREILQENKALDRIRAGAVKKVLGLLEDLVRNHPEKFRTFWQAFGTVLKEGVIEDVQNQGRIAKLLRFASTYDESEEQNVSLADYVSRMKEGQEKIYYLVAENPQAAKNSPHLEVFREKDIEVLLLWEPVDEWLVAHLTEFDGKPLQSVAKGELDLGKLSDEGEKKAHELVEQAFASTLEKIKKVLGDKVAEVKLSQRLKDSPACLVLDAYGLSRRMETILKSSGQPGLPTSKPIFEINAKHPLVKQLQDEVDSSRFEDLVWLLYDQAILAEGGQLDDPAAFVKRLNQILQQTLEKH